A genomic segment from Lignipirellula cremea encodes:
- a CDS encoding ferritin-like domain-containing protein: MMSKLIDKMNEILRHEWTGVAQYSQAGFVISGHWRQVFAEMFFDSAEESFGHAKLVGEKISALGSVPTVERNAVKQSQNLDEILQFSLEFEQKAVEYYSAAIGLAEEMGDRALVIFLEDILKEEQEGVDEITKLMRDKIASGSGKKGATKAG, translated from the coding sequence ATGATGAGCAAGTTAATCGACAAAATGAATGAGATTCTGCGTCACGAGTGGACGGGGGTCGCGCAGTACTCGCAGGCCGGATTTGTGATTTCCGGTCACTGGCGTCAGGTTTTCGCCGAAATGTTTTTCGACTCGGCCGAAGAGTCGTTCGGTCACGCCAAACTGGTCGGCGAGAAAATCTCCGCCCTGGGCTCCGTGCCGACTGTGGAGCGGAACGCCGTCAAGCAGTCGCAGAACCTGGACGAAATCCTGCAGTTCAGCCTGGAATTTGAACAGAAAGCCGTCGAATACTATTCGGCCGCCATCGGCCTGGCCGAAGAAATGGGCGACCGGGCCCTGGTGATCTTCCTGGAAGACATCCTGAAAGAAGAGCAGGAAGGCGTCGACGAAATCACCAAGCTGATGCGCGACAAGATCGCCTCCGGCAGCGGCAAAAAAGGCGCGACCAAAGCGGGCTAG
- a CDS encoding D-2-hydroxyacid dehydrogenase: MRIVLCYPVEQRHLDLIAAVAPDAEIVDAGQERIAAELPSADIFCGHAKVPVPWDEVVDEGRLQWIQSSAAGLDHCLTPSVIGSEIIVTSASGLFADQVAEQTLALLLGLLRGLPVFFRAAQKREFIRRPTGDLHGKTIGIVGLGGNGRRLVEVLAPFRTRILATDYFPVNKPAGVEELWPADQLHHLLPLVDVLILCVPLNGQTRGMIGAEELELMRPGSLLINVARGPVVLETDLVDALEDGRLAGAGLDVTEVEPLAETSRLWDMPQVIITPHVGAQSARRYDDATNFFCQNLQRFRAGDSLLNLVDKKLGFPARLQE, encoded by the coding sequence ATGCGGATTGTGCTTTGTTATCCGGTAGAACAGCGACACCTGGATCTGATTGCGGCCGTCGCTCCTGACGCCGAGATTGTCGACGCCGGACAGGAACGCATCGCGGCCGAGTTGCCCAGCGCGGACATCTTTTGCGGCCACGCCAAAGTTCCCGTGCCGTGGGACGAGGTTGTCGACGAGGGACGCCTGCAGTGGATCCAGTCCTCGGCCGCTGGCCTGGACCATTGCCTGACCCCGTCGGTGATCGGTTCCGAAATCATCGTCACTAGCGCCTCGGGGCTCTTTGCCGATCAGGTGGCCGAACAGACGCTGGCCTTGCTGCTGGGGCTGTTGCGGGGTCTTCCCGTGTTCTTCCGGGCCGCCCAGAAACGGGAGTTCATTCGCCGGCCCACCGGCGATCTGCACGGCAAGACGATCGGCATCGTCGGACTGGGCGGCAATGGCCGCCGCCTGGTCGAAGTGCTGGCCCCGTTCCGCACACGTATCCTGGCGACCGACTACTTTCCGGTGAATAAACCGGCAGGAGTGGAAGAGCTATGGCCGGCCGACCAGTTGCACCACCTGCTGCCGCTGGTCGATGTGTTGATCCTGTGCGTTCCGCTGAACGGACAGACCCGCGGCATGATCGGCGCCGAAGAGCTGGAACTGATGAGGCCAGGCTCGTTGCTCATTAATGTGGCCCGCGGTCCGGTCGTGCTGGAAACCGATCTGGTCGACGCCCTGGAAGACGGCCGTCTGGCGGGAGCCGGACTGGACGTGACCGAAGTCGAACCGCTGGCGGAAACCAGTCGCCTGTGGGACATGCCGCAGGTGATCATCACGCCGCACGTTGGCGCCCAATCGGCCCGCCGGTACGACGACGCCACGAACTTTTTCTGCCAGAACCTGCAGCGTTTTCGGGCCGGCGATTCGCTGCTCAACCTGGTGGATAAGAAGCTGGGTTTTCCGGCTCGATTGCAGGAGTAG
- a CDS encoding Eco57I restriction-modification methylase domain-containing protein: MPSHRKQHGVHYTPPELARFLAAAVIRRAVFPAGPVRVLDPACGDGGLLLAMFSQLPPGVRKRVMLIGCETDPLALEAAQDRLAVVPASQRMLQLQDFLAAEAMEPVDAVIANPPYVRTQVLGAARAQALSQRYRLSGRVDLYQAFGMAIAAALRPGGVLGLLTSNRFLTIQSGEPLRRLLQSQFLLKEIVDLGDTRLFQAAVLPVIVLGTKRAERTHRSTDQTPPASRSPGPTCAFTRVYAARDAGPVAGPEADRPSILEAVSLPEMAGVVHTQSGPFCVERGQLLAESEGSIWTLATAASRRWLEKVRSHQDGVFGDKAQVRVGIKTTADDIFLHRWRQLPPDEQPEAELLRPLLTHDQAVRWRRANDPASNPSGESTVDGDRPATTPPQVLYPYLPDAFPRQPVDLRQFPRAEQYLLSHQERLRGRTYVQQAGREWFEIWVPQQPTAWALPKIVYPDISETPRFWLDRSGAVVNGDCYWITLRPEIDPVWLHLLLAIANSTLITQYYDTVFHNKLYAGRRRFMTQYVRQFPTPSLDAATAQEIDERVRQLLAGEATVEQEGNLEAELDRLVWQAFGLLREYDSPGTDACS; the protein is encoded by the coding sequence ATGCCTTCGCACCGCAAGCAACATGGCGTGCACTACACGCCGCCGGAACTGGCCCGCTTTCTGGCCGCGGCCGTGATCCGCAGGGCCGTCTTTCCCGCGGGACCGGTGCGGGTGCTGGACCCGGCTTGCGGCGACGGGGGGTTGCTGCTGGCGATGTTCTCGCAGCTTCCGCCTGGCGTGCGGAAGCGGGTGATGTTGATCGGCTGTGAGACTGACCCGCTTGCGCTGGAAGCGGCGCAAGACCGACTGGCAGTCGTCCCGGCCAGCCAGCGGATGCTGCAGCTGCAGGACTTCCTGGCGGCGGAAGCCATGGAGCCCGTCGATGCGGTCATCGCTAACCCGCCTTATGTTCGCACCCAGGTGCTGGGAGCGGCCAGGGCGCAGGCGTTGTCGCAGCGGTATCGGCTTTCTGGACGGGTCGATCTGTACCAGGCTTTCGGCATGGCGATCGCCGCCGCGCTGCGGCCCGGCGGCGTGCTGGGGCTGCTGACGTCGAATCGCTTTCTGACGATCCAGTCGGGCGAACCGCTTCGGCGGCTGCTGCAGAGCCAGTTCTTGCTGAAGGAGATCGTCGACCTGGGCGATACGCGACTGTTCCAGGCGGCCGTCCTGCCGGTTATTGTGCTGGGGACAAAGCGGGCCGAACGGACGCACCGTTCCACGGACCAGACGCCGCCTGCTTCCCGTTCGCCTGGTCCGACCTGTGCCTTTACCCGAGTGTACGCCGCGCGGGACGCTGGGCCGGTCGCTGGGCCGGAGGCGGATCGCCCCTCGATCCTGGAGGCGGTGAGCTTGCCAGAAATGGCCGGCGTGGTGCATACCCAGAGCGGTCCCTTCTGTGTGGAACGCGGCCAGTTGCTGGCCGAGTCCGAGGGATCGATCTGGACGCTGGCCACGGCCGCTTCCCGGCGCTGGCTGGAAAAGGTGAGATCCCACCAGGACGGCGTGTTTGGCGACAAAGCCCAGGTGCGGGTCGGCATCAAAACGACAGCCGACGACATCTTCCTGCATCGCTGGCGCCAGCTGCCGCCTGACGAACAGCCCGAGGCCGAACTGCTTCGTCCTTTACTCACACACGACCAGGCCGTCCGCTGGCGCCGGGCCAATGATCCTGCCAGCAACCCCTCCGGCGAGTCGACGGTCGATGGCGACAGACCAGCGACAACTCCGCCGCAAGTACTCTACCCTTACTTGCCGGATGCATTTCCGCGACAACCGGTCGACCTGCGGCAGTTCCCTCGGGCGGAGCAGTATCTGCTGTCCCACCAGGAACGTCTGCGGGGGCGCACCTATGTGCAACAGGCGGGACGGGAGTGGTTCGAAATTTGGGTCCCACAGCAGCCGACCGCCTGGGCGCTGCCGAAGATTGTGTATCCCGACATTTCCGAAACGCCCCGATTCTGGCTGGATCGATCGGGTGCGGTCGTCAACGGAGATTGCTACTGGATCACGTTGCGGCCGGAAATCGATCCCGTCTGGCTGCATCTGTTGCTGGCGATTGCGAACTCGACGTTGATTACCCAGTATTACGACACGGTCTTCCACAACAAGCTCTATGCGGGCCGGCGCCGTTTCATGACGCAGTACGTGCGACAGTTCCCCACGCCGTCGCTTGACGCTGCGACCGCCCAGGAGATCGACGAGCGGGTGCGACAACTGCTGGCGGGCGAAGCCACGGTGGAGCAGGAAGGCAATCTGGAAGCGGAACTGGATCGGCTGGTGTGGCAGGCGTTCGGCTTGCTGCGGGAGTACGACTCGCCGGGAACGGACGCCTGCAGTTAA
- a CDS encoding GntP family permease, with product MNASSASPSRLLVILFLTAAGFSWLLRPSFAQNEDAAPRLAPAAVAPDGTAANPADASADGTTTGDVSAEGLIADGKSAEDLAAVNKAAAYMETVVWPLVILGIGVAVVLGLIIVFKVNAFIALISAAMVVSLLAPGDISEKISRVAAAFGSSAGGIGIVIAMAAVIGKCMLDSGSADRIVRAFLSVFGEKRAPVALLGSGFVLAVPVFFDTVFYLLVPLARSLHRKTAKDYLKYILAIGAGGAITHTLVPPTPGPLLMADNLGIEVGLMIMIGALVAFPAALAGLAYASIAQRWMQTPMRQLEGAPEPEPLEDSELPSLWLALMPVLLPVVLISTSTVLTTIADAEHKALLTVSDVEWTEFRQDLREQYAAEGPNPSKRLLSQKPLTAPLSTGSAPAADKPAEGEASDETAADKPAGPSAADLLLGDGELSDEQREQVVGAINLVLADRNFYDGPSFFGVPLTSAAKSLTSASTERMKKSLVERRNRAALESAFAVNDGVAVTEAGAIKFHQWDTPMRNAANWSDLFGNANLALLLSTIVAMLTLVSQRGLSRTELSKAVEIALMSGGVIILITAGGGAFGAMLTAAEVGPAIKELFAGIGDAKQTGLAFLFLGFLIASVLKIAQGSSTIAMIVGSSMLAAIIADQTLDFNAVYLATAIGAGSLMGSWMNDSGFWIFAKMGGLTEVEALKSWSVMLVILALTSFGVTVLLSIVMPLI from the coding sequence ATGAATGCATCTTCTGCTTCGCCTTCGCGGCTACTGGTGATACTGTTTTTGACTGCAGCCGGTTTTTCCTGGTTGTTGCGCCCCAGTTTTGCCCAGAACGAGGACGCCGCCCCGCGCCTTGCGCCGGCGGCCGTCGCGCCGGACGGAACTGCTGCCAACCCCGCGGACGCATCGGCCGACGGAACGACCACGGGCGACGTTTCCGCCGAGGGCCTGATTGCCGACGGCAAGTCGGCGGAAGATCTGGCCGCCGTGAATAAGGCCGCTGCCTACATGGAGACGGTCGTCTGGCCGCTCGTCATCCTGGGCATCGGCGTGGCCGTGGTGCTGGGATTGATTATTGTCTTCAAGGTCAACGCCTTTATCGCGCTCATCTCGGCGGCGATGGTGGTCAGCCTGCTGGCGCCGGGAGATATCAGCGAGAAGATCAGCCGGGTGGCGGCTGCTTTTGGCTCTTCGGCCGGCGGGATCGGGATTGTCATTGCCATGGCGGCGGTGATCGGCAAGTGCATGCTCGATAGCGGTTCGGCCGACCGGATCGTGCGTGCGTTCCTGAGCGTGTTTGGCGAGAAACGGGCGCCGGTCGCCCTGCTGGGCAGCGGTTTTGTGCTGGCCGTGCCGGTCTTCTTTGACACCGTGTTTTATCTGCTGGTGCCGCTGGCCCGGTCGCTGCACCGGAAAACGGCGAAAGACTATCTGAAATACATCCTGGCGATTGGAGCCGGCGGGGCCATTACCCATACGCTGGTGCCGCCGACCCCGGGTCCGCTGCTGATGGCGGATAACCTGGGGATCGAAGTCGGTCTGATGATCATGATCGGCGCTCTGGTCGCCTTCCCGGCCGCCCTGGCCGGCCTGGCGTACGCCAGCATCGCCCAGCGCTGGATGCAAACGCCGATGCGACAGCTGGAAGGAGCGCCGGAACCGGAGCCGCTAGAAGATTCCGAATTGCCGTCGCTGTGGCTGGCCCTCATGCCAGTGCTGTTGCCGGTCGTGCTGATCTCGACGAGCACCGTGCTGACCACGATCGCCGACGCCGAACATAAAGCCCTGCTCACCGTGAGCGACGTCGAATGGACCGAATTCCGCCAGGACCTGCGTGAACAGTACGCCGCCGAGGGGCCGAATCCCAGCAAGCGTCTGCTCAGCCAGAAGCCGCTGACTGCCCCGCTCTCGACCGGCTCCGCTCCCGCCGCCGACAAGCCGGCCGAAGGCGAAGCGTCTGACGAAACCGCTGCCGACAAGCCGGCCGGTCCTTCGGCTGCCGACCTGTTGCTGGGAGACGGCGAACTATCGGACGAACAGCGCGAGCAGGTCGTCGGCGCCATTAACCTGGTGCTGGCCGATCGCAACTTTTACGACGGTCCTTCTTTCTTTGGCGTGCCGCTAACTTCCGCCGCCAAATCGCTGACCAGCGCCAGTACGGAACGGATGAAGAAAAGCCTGGTCGAACGCCGCAACCGGGCCGCGTTAGAATCGGCCTTTGCGGTCAACGACGGTGTCGCCGTCACCGAAGCAGGCGCCATTAAATTCCACCAGTGGGACACGCCCATGCGGAATGCGGCCAACTGGAGCGATCTGTTCGGCAACGCCAACCTGGCGCTGCTGCTGTCAACGATTGTCGCCATGTTGACGCTGGTTTCGCAGCGCGGGCTGTCCCGGACGGAGTTGTCCAAGGCGGTGGAAATCGCCCTGATGAGCGGCGGCGTGATCATCCTCATTACGGCCGGCGGCGGAGCATTCGGCGCCATGTTGACCGCGGCGGAAGTCGGGCCCGCCATTAAAGAGCTGTTCGCCGGCATCGGCGACGCCAAGCAGACGGGGCTGGCCTTTTTGTTCCTGGGCTTCCTGATCGCCAGCGTGCTGAAAATCGCCCAGGGCTCCAGTACGATTGCGATGATCGTCGGTTCCAGTATGCTGGCGGCCATCATTGCCGACCAGACGCTCGACTTCAACGCGGTTTACCTGGCGACGGCGATCGGCGCCGGCTCGCTGATGGGTTCCTGGATGAACGACAGCGGTTTCTGGATCTTCGCCAAAATGGGCGGTCTGACCGAGGTGGAAGCGCTCAAGTCCTGGAGCGTGATGCTGGTCATTCTGGCCCTCACCAGCTTTGGGGTGACGGTCCTGCTCTCGATCGTCATGCCGCTGATTTAA
- a CDS encoding PH domain-containing protein has protein sequence MQVITTKCPYCHHEVDSTTDHLDGPVVCPSCHKPFEMEMPTAVVTSVREVDQNSADENRMATEPQELTLARVHPVVFRAHPFSSLLLACVALIALAGLVMSIAGMTVAGVALGETRMLGPASLATWLCATVLLVVAGIVGYWKVLSQCTTLTVTDDRTIYQAGLIARETSEVQHDDVRNIQLDQTFAQRLLNIGGIGISSSGQDDLEIVATQLPHPKRIIDLIRENQE, from the coding sequence ATGCAAGTTATCACCACCAAGTGCCCGTATTGCCATCATGAAGTTGACAGCACCACGGATCACCTCGACGGACCGGTTGTGTGTCCGAGTTGCCACAAGCCGTTCGAGATGGAGATGCCGACGGCCGTGGTGACGTCGGTTCGCGAAGTGGATCAAAACTCTGCCGATGAGAATCGCATGGCGACGGAGCCCCAGGAACTCACACTGGCTCGGGTCCATCCAGTCGTCTTTCGGGCTCACCCCTTTTCCTCGCTGTTATTGGCGTGTGTCGCGCTGATCGCGCTGGCCGGGTTGGTCATGTCTATCGCCGGCATGACGGTGGCGGGCGTTGCCCTGGGGGAAACGAGGATGCTCGGTCCGGCGTCGCTGGCGACCTGGCTGTGCGCCACGGTGCTGCTGGTCGTCGCGGGCATTGTTGGCTATTGGAAAGTGCTTAGCCAATGTACGACGTTGACGGTGACCGACGATCGCACGATCTACCAGGCCGGTCTGATTGCTCGCGAAACCTCGGAAGTTCAGCACGACGACGTCCGCAACATTCAACTTGACCAAACGTTTGCCCAGCGGCTGCTGAACATCGGCGGAATCGGCATCTCCAGTTCCGGCCAGGATGACTTGGAAATCGTCGCCACACAACTGCCCCATCCCAAGCGAATTATCGATTTGATTCGTGAGAATCAAGAGTAA
- a CDS encoding tetratricopeptide repeat protein, with the protein MTDTFDTFNEGVTASMRAYDARSQGNFEEAVQCDEQAIACFDRVLETEPKHTSALGGKAMSLAQLGRTSDAVGAFEAAIQVEPIAEFYRQLGLCQVELGDMKKAWIATRKAISMEDSQEYRANAATELVGFGDNILGVIESNRPSMSPEQIAMYHQWAASTYALACETDAENSEARSLLASTEQAMDQLPPSTPG; encoded by the coding sequence ATGACGGATACATTTGACACTTTCAACGAGGGAGTCACTGCGTCCATGCGAGCGTACGATGCTCGCTCCCAGGGAAACTTCGAGGAAGCCGTTCAATGCGACGAACAGGCAATCGCATGCTTCGATCGCGTCCTGGAAACGGAGCCGAAGCATACGAGCGCGCTCGGCGGCAAAGCGATGAGCCTCGCACAGCTGGGACGAACCAGCGATGCGGTCGGGGCTTTTGAGGCTGCGATCCAAGTCGAACCGATCGCCGAGTTCTATCGCCAGCTGGGCCTGTGCCAGGTGGAACTGGGAGATATGAAAAAGGCCTGGATCGCGACGCGGAAGGCGATTTCGATGGAGGACTCGCAAGAGTATCGCGCCAACGCCGCGACGGAGCTTGTCGGCTTTGGCGACAATATCCTGGGCGTCATCGAGAGCAATCGCCCGTCAATGAGCCCGGAGCAAATTGCCATGTATCATCAATGGGCCGCATCCACCTATGCCCTGGCCTGCGAAACCGATGCAGAAAATTCAGAGGCCAGGTCGCTGCTGGCCTCCACGGAGCAGGCGATGGATCAACTGCCGCCCTCAACCCCAGGTTGA
- a CDS encoding NIF family HAD-type phosphatase, translating into MARESIIALDLEGTLVSNAVSQFPRAGLRDFLDFCYASFDVVCLYTAVSDELCGPILATMVAEENAPRQMLSIPLIQWDRSVKDLANIPSAEIHQCLIVDDNPDYIVPGQRSQWIPIDKFTPPYADSDVELARIQCVIAARLGLHPNGK; encoded by the coding sequence ATGGCTCGTGAATCCATTATCGCTCTGGACCTCGAAGGGACGCTCGTCTCTAACGCGGTAAGTCAGTTCCCGCGTGCTGGCCTGCGCGATTTTCTCGACTTCTGCTACGCGTCGTTTGACGTCGTATGCCTCTACACCGCCGTTTCCGATGAACTCTGCGGCCCGATCCTGGCCACGATGGTCGCCGAGGAGAACGCTCCCAGGCAAATGCTGTCGATTCCGTTGATCCAATGGGACCGTAGCGTCAAGGACCTGGCGAACATTCCAAGCGCGGAGATCCACCAGTGCCTGATCGTTGACGACAATCCCGATTACATCGTGCCTGGGCAACGCTCGCAATGGATACCGATTGACAAGTTTACACCGCCATATGCAGATTCCGACGTAGAACTCGCTCGCATACAATGTGTAATCGCCGCACGACTCGGGTTGCATCCGAACGGCAAATAA
- a CDS encoding DUF5060 domain-containing protein encodes MTFSSTSDPSLRSPARPGLPAFALRTGGFSVLAAACLLGVFSASCVLHETPVRGEDGTGQATITGELQQWHNVTLSLDGPWASEKGEPNPFLDYRMTVTFTHASGSPRYQTPGYFAADGDAAQTSAESGAVWRAHLAPDKTGDWTYEIAFVAGKGVAVGPESSGVPLEKFHGGTGKFTIASSDKTGRDLRSKGRLDYVGQRYLQFRGNGEWFLKQGADAPENLLAYVDFDGPQGRDGQNDRLMKSWAPHVRDWREGDPTWGDGKGKGLIGAINYLASEGMNAFSFLTLNINGDDKNVFPYLDYAERRRLDVSRLAQWEIVLTHGDRQGMFLHFKTLETENELLLDGGDLGVERKLYYRELIARFAHHLALNWNLGEEINNASTAQKQAWAHYFWTTDPYQHPIVIHNGASHFDLMGPYDPAAGTGSDLTGFSLQTNNPDFSDTFNRITPYLQRSVKAGKPWTVALDEPGDATHALRPDNDAGDSHEDGRKNALWPTLLAGGWGNEWYFGYKHAESDLTLNDFRSRDVWWDYPRFALVFFAQHAIPFQEMENANRLSSVAGSYVFAKPGECYVVYLPRGGSCVLDLSSQKGPFTVAWYDPRHGGKLQQGSTPTISGGGKTSLGAPPSDSRSDWVILVRSQPAGPGQ; translated from the coding sequence ATGACGTTCTCCTCCACCAGTGATCCGTCGCTCCGCTCGCCTGCCCGGCCTGGCTTGCCGGCGTTCGCGTTGCGGACTGGCGGTTTTTCCGTGCTGGCCGCGGCCTGTCTGCTGGGGGTTTTCTCGGCCAGTTGCGTGCTGCACGAAACGCCAGTCCGGGGCGAAGACGGCACGGGCCAGGCGACGATCACCGGCGAGCTGCAGCAGTGGCATAACGTGACACTCTCGCTCGACGGCCCCTGGGCAAGCGAAAAAGGAGAACCGAATCCGTTTCTCGATTACCGCATGACGGTCACCTTCACCCACGCCTCCGGTTCGCCTCGCTACCAGACGCCGGGTTACTTCGCCGCCGATGGCGATGCGGCCCAGACCTCGGCGGAATCAGGCGCCGTCTGGCGAGCCCACCTGGCGCCGGACAAAACGGGCGACTGGACCTATGAGATCGCCTTTGTCGCTGGCAAAGGCGTCGCCGTTGGCCCGGAATCGTCTGGGGTTCCGCTCGAAAAGTTCCACGGCGGGACGGGGAAATTCACCATCGCTTCGTCCGACAAAACGGGCCGCGACTTGCGCAGCAAAGGGCGTCTGGATTATGTGGGCCAGCGTTATCTGCAGTTCCGCGGCAACGGCGAATGGTTCCTCAAACAGGGCGCCGACGCGCCGGAGAACCTGCTGGCCTATGTTGATTTCGACGGCCCCCAGGGACGCGACGGCCAGAACGATCGTCTGATGAAATCCTGGGCGCCGCATGTCCGCGACTGGCGCGAAGGCGATCCCACCTGGGGCGACGGCAAAGGGAAGGGACTCATCGGCGCCATCAATTACCTGGCCAGCGAAGGGATGAACGCCTTTAGCTTTCTCACGCTCAATATCAACGGCGACGACAAGAACGTTTTCCCCTATCTGGATTATGCGGAGCGGCGCCGGCTGGATGTCTCCCGTCTGGCGCAATGGGAGATCGTCCTGACGCACGGCGATCGCCAGGGCATGTTCCTGCATTTCAAAACGCTGGAAACCGAGAATGAACTGCTGCTCGACGGCGGCGACCTGGGCGTTGAGCGGAAACTCTACTATCGCGAACTGATCGCCCGCTTCGCCCATCACCTGGCTCTCAACTGGAACCTGGGCGAAGAGATCAACAACGCCAGCACCGCGCAAAAGCAGGCCTGGGCGCATTACTTCTGGACGACCGATCCGTATCAACACCCGATCGTCATCCACAACGGCGCCAGCCACTTCGACCTGATGGGCCCCTATGACCCGGCCGCCGGAACCGGATCCGATCTGACCGGCTTTTCCCTGCAGACGAACAACCCCGACTTTAGCGATACCTTTAACCGCATCACCCCCTATCTGCAGCGTTCGGTCAAAGCCGGCAAACCCTGGACGGTCGCGCTCGATGAACCAGGCGACGCCACCCATGCCCTGCGTCCCGACAACGACGCGGGCGACAGCCACGAAGACGGCCGGAAAAACGCCCTGTGGCCGACGCTGCTGGCCGGCGGCTGGGGGAACGAATGGTACTTTGGCTACAAGCACGCCGAGTCCGATTTGACGCTGAACGACTTCCGCAGTCGCGACGTGTGGTGGGACTATCCGCGTTTCGCCCTGGTGTTCTTCGCGCAGCACGCGATTCCGTTCCAGGAGATGGAGAACGCAAACCGCCTCAGCTCGGTCGCCGGCAGCTACGTCTTCGCCAAACCGGGCGAGTGTTACGTCGTCTACCTGCCCCGCGGCGGCTCGTGCGTCCTCGACCTGTCCAGCCAGAAGGGCCCGTTCACCGTCGCATGGTACGACCCCCGCCACGGCGGCAAGCTGCAGCAGGGCTCGACCCCCACGATTTCCGGCGGCGGCAAGACCTCCCTCGGCGCCCCCCCCAGCGACAGCCGTTCCGACTGGGTGATTCTTGTACGCTCCCAGCCGGCCGGCCCTGGTCAATAA